A genomic window from Thermodesulfobacteriota bacterium includes:
- a CDS encoding Rieske 2Fe-2S domain-containing protein has translation MPRMIEVARIDEIEPGHGKLIEINGTEIALFNCDGSYYAIDNQCTHVGGPLCEGNLEGDKVICPWHGAEFDVKTGNVL, from the coding sequence ATGCCACGAATGATTGAAGTAGCAAGAATAGATGAGATCGAGCCTGGTCATGGAAAACTTATTGAAATCAACGGAACAGAGATAGCCTTATTTAATTGTGACGGGAGTTATTATGCGATTGACAACCAATGTACTCATGTGGGTGGACCGCTATGTGAAGGAAACCTTGAGGGAGATAAGGTCATCTGCCCATGGCACGGAGCAGAGTTCGACGTCAAAACCGGCAATGTACT